Proteins from a genomic interval of Sulfurimonas sp. HSL3-2:
- the fusA gene encoding elongation factor G, which translates to MARSHKLEDVRNIGIAAHIDAGKTTTTERILFYTGVEHKIGEVHDGAATMDWMEQEQERGITITSAATTCEWAGKQINIIDTPGHVDFTIEVERSMRVLDGAVSVFCAVGGVQPQSETVWRQRNRYGVPSIVFVNKMDRTGADFYEVERQIRDRLKGNPVPIQLPIGAEDGFQGVVDLVKMKAIVWDQDAAMGSNYHVEEIPADMQEKAEEYREKMIESISEVDGNEVLMEKFLEGEELTEDEIVAGIKAATVAMHIVPMTAGTAFKNKGVQTLLDAVVAYLPAPTEVPQIKGTMMDDETQEVVVESTDKGPFASLAFKIMTDPFVGQLTFIRVYRGSLESGSYVHNSTKDKKERIGRIMKMHAIKREEVKEIYAGEIGAVVGLKYSTTGDTLCAPEDMVVLERMDFPEPVISVAVEPKTKADQEKMGIALGKLAAEDPSFRVHTDEETGQTIISGMGELHLEIIVDRMKREFKVEAEVGAPQVSYREAIKTEVTQEYKYAKQSGGRGQFGHVFLRIKPNEAGAGFKFNNEIKGGVIPKEYVPAIEKGVSEAMQGGVLAGYPIEDVEVTVFDGSYHEVDSNEMAFKLAASMGFKEGARKAGAAILEPLMKVEVEVPEDYMGDVIGDLNRRRGQVNNMGDRAGNKIVDAYVPLSEMFGYSTDLRSATQGRATYSMEFHHYEEVPRNVSEEIIKKRNG; encoded by the coding sequence ATGGCAAGATCACATAAATTAGAAGATGTAAGAAACATCGGTATTGCTGCGCATATAGATGCAGGAAAAACAACAACAACAGAGCGTATTTTATTCTATACAGGTGTTGAGCATAAGATCGGTGAGGTTCACGACGGTGCTGCTACAATGGACTGGATGGAACAAGAGCAAGAGCGTGGTATTACGATTACTTCTGCTGCAACTACTTGTGAATGGGCTGGTAAACAGATCAACATTATCGATACTCCGGGCCACGTTGACTTCACTATTGAAGTTGAGCGTTCTATGCGTGTACTTGACGGTGCAGTTTCAGTTTTCTGTGCGGTTGGTGGTGTTCAACCTCAATCTGAAACAGTTTGGAGACAAAGAAACCGTTATGGCGTACCTTCAATCGTTTTCGTTAATAAAATGGATAGAACTGGTGCAGACTTCTATGAAGTTGAAAGACAAATCCGTGATCGTTTAAAAGGTAATCCGGTTCCTATACAACTACCTATCGGTGCTGAAGACGGTTTCCAAGGTGTTGTTGACTTAGTGAAAATGAAAGCTATCGTTTGGGATCAAGATGCTGCAATGGGTTCAAACTACCACGTTGAAGAGATTCCTGCAGATATGCAAGAAAAAGCTGAAGAATACCGTGAAAAAATGATCGAGTCTATCTCTGAAGTTGACGGTAATGAAGTTCTTATGGAAAAATTCCTTGAGGGTGAAGAATTAACTGAAGATGAGATCGTTGCAGGTATCAAAGCAGCAACAGTTGCTATGCATATCGTTCCAATGACTGCTGGTACAGCGTTTAAAAACAAAGGTGTTCAAACTCTACTTGACGCTGTTGTCGCTTACTTACCGGCTCCGACTGAAGTACCACAAATCAAAGGTACTATGATGGATGACGAGACTCAAGAAGTTGTAGTTGAATCAACTGACAAAGGTCCGTTTGCATCATTAGCGTTTAAAATCATGACTGACCCATTCGTTGGACAGTTAACATTTATACGTGTTTACCGTGGTTCTTTAGAGTCTGGTTCATATGTTCACAACTCTACAAAAGATAAAAAAGAGCGTATCGGTCGTATCATGAAAATGCATGCAATCAAGCGTGAAGAAGTAAAAGAGATCTACGCTGGTGAGATCGGTGCGGTTGTTGGTCTTAAATACTCAACTACAGGTGATACTTTATGTGCTCCTGAAGATATGGTTGTTCTTGAAAGAATGGATTTCCCAGAGCCGGTTATCTCTGTTGCAGTTGAGCCAAAAACAAAAGCTGACCAAGAAAAAATGGGTATCGCACTTGGTAAACTTGCTGCAGAAGATCCATCATTCCGTGTACACACTGATGAAGAGACTGGTCAGACAATTATTTCTGGTATGGGTGAGTTACACCTTGAGATCATCGTTGACCGTATGAAACGTGAGTTTAAAGTTGAAGCAGAAGTTGGTGCTCCACAAGTTTCTTACCGTGAAGCTATCAAAACTGAAGTTACTCAAGAGTACAAATACGCAAAACAATCTGGTGGTCGTGGACAATTCGGTCACGTATTTTTACGTATCAAGCCAAACGAAGCTGGTGCAGGTTTCAAATTTAACAACGAGATCAAAGGTGGGGTTATTCCAAAAGAGTACGTTCCTGCAATTGAAAAAGGTGTTAGTGAAGCGATGCAAGGCGGTGTTCTTGCCGGTTATCCGATCGAAGACGTTGAAGTTACTGTATTCGACGGTTCATACCATGAAGTCGACTCTAATGAGATGGCGTTTAAACTTGCTGCTTCTATGGGATTCAAAGAGGGTGCAAGAAAAGCTGGTGCAGCAATTCTTGAACCATTGATGAAAGTTGAAGTTGAAGTTCCTGAAGATTACATGGGTGACGTTATCGGTGACCTTAACCGTCGTCGTGGTCAAGTTAACAACATGGGTGACCGTGCTGGTAACAAGATCGTTGATGCATACGTTCCATTATCTGAAATGTTCGGTTACTCTACTGACCTTCGTTCAGCTACTCAAGGACGTGCTACTTATTCTATGGAATTCCACCATTATGAAGAAGTTCCAAGAAACGTATCTGAAGAGATTATCAAAAAACGTAACGGATAG
- a CDS encoding type II secretion system protein produces MKNSKNAFTMIELIFVIVILGILGAIAFPRLSATRNDAIAAVELMNVAQGLHNLSSEYMSKGSFVNYTVSDANKTVKCFVFTLNDATDGNISIATLNAANSRCSQTVLDAVKIKAGHNGIINADGSMKTYVFKGGRVVE; encoded by the coding sequence ATGAAAAATTCAAAAAATGCTTTTACAATGATCGAGCTTATTTTTGTAATAGTGATACTTGGAATACTCGGAGCTATCGCTTTTCCACGGTTATCTGCAACTCGAAATGATGCAATAGCAGCAGTGGAACTGATGAATGTTGCTCAAGGGCTTCATAATCTTTCTTCTGAATATATGTCTAAAGGGTCATTCGTTAATTACACCGTATCTGATGCTAATAAAACTGTAAAATGTTTTGTTTTCACATTAAATGATGCTACAGACGGGAATATTTCCATCGCTACATTAAATGCAGCTAACAGCAGGTGTTCACAGACAGTTTTAGATGCGGTAAAAATAAAAGCCGGACATAATGGTATAATTAATGCAGACGGTTCGATGAAGACATATGTGTTTAAGGGGGGAAGAGTAGTTGAATAA
- a CDS encoding prepilin-type N-terminal cleavage/methylation domain-containing protein produces MKKYKNAFTMIEMVYVIVILGILAGIAIPKLVATRTDAVLANGRSDVAAIRTAISTERQKRFMKGDSSYISALDSGVGQNAAGVTIFDGNGVAGSTLLTYGITTKNSDGGWMKTGATTYAYKVAGAQNTFTYNNADGTFKCTAGTYCDQLSK; encoded by the coding sequence GTGAAAAAGTATAAAAATGCATTTACGATGATCGAAATGGTCTATGTTATTGTTATTCTCGGTATATTAGCCGGTATCGCGATACCAAAATTGGTTGCTACGAGAACAGATGCCGTTCTGGCAAACGGTCGTTCAGATGTGGCAGCTATTCGTACTGCAATATCAACAGAGAGACAAAAACGTTTTATGAAAGGTGACAGTTCATATATCAGTGCTTTAGATAGCGGAGTCGGACAAAATGCAGCAGGTGTTACTATATTTGACGGTAATGGAGTGGCAGGAAGTACACTTCTTACTTATGGAATAACAACAAAAAATAGCGATGGCGGCTGGATGAAGACAGGTGCTACTACTTATGCATATAAAGTCGCCGGTGCTCAAAATACATTCACATATAATAATGCAGATGGTACTTTTAAATGTACTGCCGGAACATATTGCGATCAGTTGTCTAAATAA
- the panC gene encoding pantoate--beta-alanine ligase, with amino-acid sequence MRVFQSPLELKNELRSLDASIGFVPTMGALHNGHISLIKKAKEQNEIVVVSIFVNPTQFLKGEDLDKYPRREQADRRVCELAGVDYLFYPNADDIYGKDEVTVCAPNVRGYILEGTSRPGHFSGVLTVVMKLLNIVNPKNAYFGKKDAQQLNLITLMVKQMFMDVNIVPVDTMRDANGLALSSRNEYLTPIEKEEALKIPLSLKKATNMVMSGIYDVKRIKEEMTNILLPNEISYVAIVSREFEPLEKVIPGNSIVLVEAVVGSTRLLDNIWL; translated from the coding sequence ATGAGAGTTTTTCAATCTCCCTTAGAACTAAAAAATGAGTTAAGAAGTTTAGATGCGAGTATTGGGTTTGTCCCGACAATGGGTGCACTTCACAACGGGCATATATCGCTTATTAAAAAAGCAAAAGAGCAAAATGAGATCGTTGTCGTATCTATATTTGTAAACCCGACGCAGTTTTTAAAAGGGGAAGATCTAGACAAATATCCAAGACGCGAGCAGGCTGACAGACGTGTGTGCGAACTTGCAGGAGTCGATTATCTTTTTTATCCGAATGCAGATGATATCTATGGCAAAGATGAAGTCACTGTCTGTGCTCCAAATGTAAGAGGATATATACTTGAAGGGACATCACGTCCGGGTCATTTCAGCGGTGTTTTGACCGTTGTGATGAAACTTCTGAACATCGTCAATCCTAAAAATGCATATTTTGGAAAGAAAGATGCGCAGCAGCTGAACTTGATAACATTGATGGTCAAACAGATGTTTATGGATGTAAATATCGTGCCTGTCGATACAATGCGCGATGCAAACGGACTTGCACTCAGCAGCAGAAATGAATATTTGACTCCGATAGAAAAGGAGGAGGCGTTAAAAATACCTCTTTCACTTAAAAAAGCTACAAATATGGTGATGTCGGGTATTTACGATGTTAAACGCATAAAAGAAGAGATGACAAATATCCTTTTACCTAATGAGATATCTTATGTGGCCATTGTCAGCAGAGAGTTTGAACCGCTTGAGAAAGTAATACCTGGAAACTCTATCGTACTTGTAGAAGCGGTAGTCGGCAGTACCAGACTACTGGACAACATCTGGCTTTAA
- a CDS encoding penicillin-binding protein 2 yields MQNISNRTKSNKIFLLFSIIVLGFIVFLSVMLFTAINPRDIPSLYTSDTTNAKRGNIISADGFHIATTQKLYKAIVNTNYIDPKKENLFIQLFSIYSNIDPKEIQKLLYKKKGVVVLSYNINSKQAQYLKNLAFELRRYKVFVEIENPKTHIRSLQGLSIIESGEARIYPYGNLLTPVIGYPHKIEDDGYTKIRGVKGVEKRYEDELSSKQDAKQFAPRDVNNYMILNKDSYTKPGIDGLDVKLNIPVTLQIKIERILDKMKEKLDAKHIMAVVMSSKDGRILSLASSNRYLPQNILKSDYPSLNTWAIEYAFEPGSVIKPLTFTLLLEKKLVNPYDLVNGHNGKFKIGRKVITDEHKFDWLSAENVIVYSSNVGMAQLAQRLTGLDFYEGLNRFGLSRKTNIDLSYEKEGSIPTSSQLDDEIYKATASYGYGMKVTLIQLVNAYNAFNNNGREVIPTLVSSLIDKDGKETKIPLDTSHQVIDPATAKRMKKILIKTVQEGTGTKAITPGLEVGGKTGTAHIVEDGEYVFKYNTSFLGFANDDTHRYTIGVVVVQPKNNHFAAQTAVPVFKDIVDLLVDENYLKPDVVQ; encoded by the coding sequence ATGCAAAACATCTCTAATAGAACTAAATCAAATAAGATATTTCTACTTTTTTCCATCATAGTCCTAGGCTTTATCGTCTTTTTAAGCGTTATGCTTTTTACGGCGATAAATCCAAGAGACATCCCTTCCCTTTACACCTCCGACACGACAAACGCCAAAAGAGGCAATATCATAAGTGCCGACGGATTTCATATTGCAACCACACAAAAGCTTTACAAAGCTATTGTTAACACAAATTACATAGATCCTAAAAAAGAGAATCTTTTTATACAGCTTTTCAGCATATACAGTAATATCGATCCAAAAGAGATACAAAAACTTCTTTATAAAAAGAAAGGTGTCGTAGTCCTGAGCTATAACATCAACTCAAAGCAGGCACAGTATCTTAAAAACCTGGCATTTGAACTAAGACGCTATAAAGTGTTTGTAGAGATTGAAAATCCGAAAACACATATCCGATCGTTACAGGGGCTGAGCATTATAGAAAGCGGTGAAGCACGAATCTACCCTTATGGAAACCTTTTAACACCTGTTATCGGCTATCCACATAAGATAGAAGATGACGGTTATACAAAAATACGCGGTGTTAAAGGTGTAGAGAAACGCTATGAAGATGAACTCTCATCAAAACAGGATGCCAAACAGTTTGCTCCAAGAGATGTAAACAACTATATGATACTTAACAAAGACAGCTATACAAAACCCGGTATAGACGGTCTTGACGTCAAACTCAACATCCCGGTTACCCTGCAGATTAAGATCGAAAGAATCTTGGACAAGATGAAAGAGAAGCTTGATGCCAAACATATTATGGCTGTAGTTATGTCATCAAAAGACGGTAGAATCCTTTCACTTGCAAGTTCTAACAGATATCTTCCTCAAAACATACTAAAAAGTGATTACCCTTCTCTTAACACTTGGGCGATAGAGTACGCATTTGAACCGGGATCGGTTATAAAGCCTTTAACTTTTACTCTGCTTTTAGAAAAGAAACTTGTCAATCCATATGATCTCGTAAACGGACATAACGGAAAGTTCAAGATCGGTAGAAAAGTCATAACCGATGAGCATAAGTTCGATTGGCTGAGTGCAGAAAATGTCATTGTCTACTCATCAAATGTCGGTATGGCGCAACTGGCGCAAAGATTGACCGGACTCGATTTTTATGAAGGTCTGAACCGCTTTGGACTCTCTCGTAAGACAAACATCGACCTTTCATACGAAAAAGAGGGTTCTATCCCTACATCTTCACAACTAGACGATGAGATATATAAAGCTACGGCGTCATACGGGTATGGTATGAAAGTGACACTTATACAGCTTGTCAACGCATATAATGCGTTTAATAATAACGGTAGAGAGGTGATCCCTACTTTGGTCTCGTCACTTATAGACAAGGATGGCAAAGAGACTAAGATACCTTTAGATACCAGCCATCAAGTCATCGATCCGGCAACCGCAAAAAGGATGAAAAAAATACTCATCAAAACGGTTCAGGAGGGAACAGGTACAAAAGCGATCACTCCGGGACTTGAAGTCGGAGGAAAAACGGGAACTGCGCACATAGTCGAGGATGGAGAGTATGTTTTTAAATACAACACTTCATTTTTGGGATTTGCGAATGACGATACGCACAGATACACCATAGGAGTGGTGGTCGTACAACCAAAGAACAACCACTTTGCTGCACAGACTGCCGTACCTGTATTTAAAGATATTGTCGATCTTTTAGTAGATGAGAACTACTTAAAGCCAGATGTTGTCCAGTAG
- the fliE gene encoding flagellar hook-basal body complex protein FliE: MNNINGLSTADLLNQKSPASQTSNAGEAFADKLKSAMNEVNNLQVDSEKAMSDIATGQVKDLHQAALAIDKAEISMKLMLEVRNKALNAYKEISRTQI; this comes from the coding sequence ATCAACAATATTAACGGTCTCTCAACAGCTGACCTTTTAAACCAAAAATCTCCTGCCTCACAAACATCCAATGCCGGGGAAGCTTTTGCTGACAAACTAAAATCTGCTATGAACGAGGTAAACAACCTTCAAGTAGACAGTGAAAAAGCGATGAGCGATATAGCTACCGGTCAAGTAAAAGACCTGCATCAAGCAGCACTTGCGATAGATAAAGCGGAGATAAGTATGAAGCTGATGTTAGAGGTACGCAATAAAGCATTGAACGCATACAAAGAGATCAGTAGAACTCAGATCTAA
- the prfB gene encoding peptide chain release factor 2 produces the protein MDNYEYTELLKTLQLKMKNIAGVVEPNKIETRLKEIEELENSQDFWNDAANAAVIQKEKTQLERKLQKYKDASSALTDAKDLYDMAKEENDEDTINTLFEEADNLENYVRQMEISVLLSGETDPNNAIVSIHPGAGGTESQDWASILLRMYTRWAERHGFKVETLDYQSGEEAGIKDASILISGENAYGYLKVENGIHRLVRISPFDSNAKRHTSFSSVMVSPEIDDNINIVIEDKDIRIDTYRASGAGGQHVNKTESAIRITHIATGIVVQCQNDRSQHKNKATAMKMMKSRLYEYELELQKAKEAGVEKSEIGWGHQIRSYVLQPYQQVKDTRSNEAFSNVSAILDGDIDAMLEGVLIAQNKTK, from the coding sequence ATGGATAATTACGAATATACTGAACTATTAAAAACACTGCAGTTAAAGATGAAAAACATTGCAGGAGTTGTTGAGCCTAATAAGATAGAAACAAGACTAAAAGAGATCGAAGAGCTTGAAAACTCTCAAGATTTTTGGAACGATGCTGCTAATGCAGCAGTGATCCAAAAAGAGAAAACTCAATTAGAGAGAAAGCTTCAAAAATATAAAGATGCTTCTTCTGCACTTACCGATGCTAAAGATCTGTATGATATGGCAAAAGAGGAAAACGACGAAGACACGATAAACACTTTGTTTGAAGAGGCCGACAACCTTGAGAACTACGTACGTCAGATGGAGATCAGCGTACTGTTAAGCGGTGAGACCGATCCAAACAATGCAATCGTATCTATCCATCCGGGAGCCGGTGGAACAGAGTCTCAGGATTGGGCGTCGATCCTGCTTAGGATGTATACAAGATGGGCAGAACGTCATGGCTTTAAGGTTGAGACGCTTGATTATCAAAGCGGCGAAGAAGCGGGGATAAAAGATGCGTCCATACTAATCTCGGGTGAGAATGCGTATGGATACCTGAAAGTCGAGAACGGGATCCACAGGCTTGTTCGTATATCTCCTTTTGATTCTAACGCAAAACGCCACACATCATTTTCATCAGTTATGGTATCTCCGGAGATCGACGACAACATAAACATCGTCATAGAGGATAAAGATATCCGTATCGACACTTACCGTGCTTCAGGCGCCGGTGGACAGCATGTCAATAAGACAGAATCTGCTATTCGTATCACGCATATTGCAACGGGAATCGTTGTCCAATGTCAAAATGACAGAAGTCAGCATAAGAATAAAGCAACGGCGATGAAGATGATGAAGTCTCGTCTTTATGAGTATGAACTAGAACTTCAAAAAGCAAAAGAAGCGGGTGTTGAAAAAAGTGAGATCGGATGGGGACATCAGATACGTTCATACGTTCTTCAACCATATCAGCAGGTAAAAGATACAAGAAGCAACGAAGCATTCAGTAATGTCAGTGCCATACTTGACGGCGACATCGATGCAATGCTAGAAGGTGTATTAATCGCTCAAAACAAAACAAAATAA
- the flgB gene encoding flagellar basal body rod protein FlgB yields the protein MSIEISRAHSLMAQALDYRSMRQDMIASNIANADTPFYKPRDIRFEDTLMQKEREIFNDQSHTLQMAHTNGAHLNALPETDNSKATLFYRDGHMARNDGNSVDIDVETTEMSKNSTMYNALIASIRKDANIFKSVIDASGKLS from the coding sequence ATGAGTATTGAGATATCACGAGCACACTCTTTAATGGCACAAGCACTTGATTACCGTTCTATGCGTCAAGATATGATAGCATCGAACATAGCAAATGCGGACACTCCGTTTTACAAACCTCGTGATATAAGATTTGAAGATACTCTTATGCAAAAAGAGAGAGAGATCTTTAATGACCAATCTCACACATTACAGATGGCACACACTAACGGTGCACATCTTAATGCACTTCCTGAGACAGATAATTCTAAAGCAACTCTGTTTTACAGAGACGGACATATGGCTAGAAACGACGGTAACAGTGTAGATATAGACGTCGAAACTACTGAAATGAGTAAAAACTCTACTATGTACAATGCACTGATCGCATCGATAAGAAAAGATGCAAATATCTTCAAAAGCGTTATCGACGCTTCCGGTAAATTAAGTTAG
- the flgC gene encoding flagellar basal body rod protein FlgC, which yields MSNFLSSFDISGYGLSAQRTRVDVISSNIANAQTTRTEEGGPYRRKEVVFKAINFNDAINKAINGETNSAKYEDPLDEGQAGSKVNPAIMSVVVDKISRDDTKPKMKYDPTHPDADANGYVAYPNINPVVEMADLVEATRSYQANVAAFESAKNMATSAISLLQ from the coding sequence ATGAGTAATTTTTTAAGCAGTTTTGATATTAGCGGTTACGGACTTTCAGCTCAAAGAACACGTGTAGATGTCATCTCTTCGAATATAGCAAATGCACAGACTACCCGTACTGAAGAGGGTGGTCCGTACCGCCGTAAAGAGGTCGTATTTAAAGCCATTAACTTTAACGATGCTATAAATAAAGCGATCAACGGCGAAACAAACTCTGCTAAATACGAAGACCCTTTAGATGAAGGTCAAGCTGGCAGTAAAGTAAATCCTGCTATAATGAGTGTAGTAGTTGACAAGATATCACGCGATGATACTAAACCAAAGATGAAATATGACCCGACTCATCCGGATGCCGATGCAAACGGATACGTGGCATATCCAAATATTAATCCTGTTGTGGAAATGGCCGATTTAGTAGAAGCGACACGTTCGTATCAAGCTAACGTTGCAGCATTTGAAAGTGCAAAGAACATGGCAACGAGTGCTATTTCTCTTTTACAGTAG
- a CDS encoding arginyltransferase: MKLLKECTLTDNCSYLKDKEQTAHYKILSECNQSYCTTLTQRGWRRFGKMFFRPICEGCNECQSIKIDVQNYNFSKSERRIIKKNSHLKTVFQQPTVTQKHIELFNKYHKYMHEKKGWDNNQTDAKNYYTSFVSGHDDFGYEVLYFDDDKLIGVDLIDVLDNGVSSIYFYYDPDYRHLSIGKYSLYRQIAFAKMNGKKWIYLGYYVEECESLSYKSQFKPYLTLQGRPLEYEEDRWD; encoded by the coding sequence ATGAAACTACTGAAAGAATGTACCCTAACAGATAATTGTTCCTATTTAAAAGATAAAGAACAGACTGCCCACTATAAAATATTGTCAGAGTGTAATCAATCTTACTGTACCACATTGACACAAAGAGGCTGGCGTAGATTTGGCAAAATGTTTTTTAGACCGATATGCGAAGGATGCAACGAGTGTCAAAGTATTAAGATCGATGTACAGAACTATAATTTTTCAAAATCAGAGCGCAGAATTATTAAAAAGAACAGTCACTTAAAAACAGTTTTTCAACAGCCTACTGTTACACAAAAGCACATAGAACTTTTCAACAAATATCATAAATATATGCATGAGAAGAAGGGATGGGATAACAACCAGACAGATGCAAAAAACTACTACACATCATTTGTAAGCGGACATGACGACTTTGGATACGAAGTACTCTATTTTGATGATGACAAGCTAATCGGTGTAGATCTTATCGATGTACTCGATAACGGAGTCTCATCCATATATTTTTATTATGATCCGGACTATAGACATCTCTCTATAGGAAAATATTCACTCTATAGACAAATAGCATTTGCGAAGATGAACGGTAAAAAATGGATATATCTGGGGTACTATGTAGAGGAGTGTGAAAGTCTGTCTTATAAAAGTCAGTTTAAGCCCTATTTAACACTCCAGGGACGCCCTTTAGAGTATGAAGAGGACAGATGGGATTAG
- a CDS encoding type II secretion system protein: MKRAGFTMIELIFVIVILGILAAVAIPKLAATRNDAKVASEVTSVAQALSNLGAEYTATGAFAANSLTEANAAVSCVTFTGATPDGNVTLTTTVQNATKCPTVVETEVKSRLVNNGVLGGTTAAPAAKDYAFGGTGVVE, from the coding sequence ATGAAAAGAGCTGGTTTTACAATGATCGAATTGATCTTCGTTATCGTTATCTTAGGTATTTTAGCGGCTGTCGCTATTCCAAAACTTGCAGCTACAAGAAATGATGCAAAAGTTGCTTCTGAAGTTACAAGTGTTGCTCAAGCTTTATCAAACTTAGGTGCAGAATATACAGCAACAGGTGCGTTTGCTGCTAATTCACTTACTGAAGCAAATGCAGCTGTAAGTTGTGTTACGTTTACTGGAGCTACTCCTGATGGTAACGTGACGCTTACTACGACAGTTCAAAATGCTACAAAATGTCCAACAGTAGTAGAAACAGAAGTTAAATCAAGATTGGTTAACAATGGTGTCCTTGGTGGGACTACAGCTGCTCCTGCTGCTAAAGATTATGCATTCGGCGGAACTGGCGTAGTTGAATAA